A DNA window from Flavisolibacter ginsenosidimutans contains the following coding sequences:
- a CDS encoding SusC/RagA family TonB-linked outer membrane protein codes for MKKLRLLLLFGLLCTAHLLHAQGRAVSGTVTDSLGIKMPNVSVQVKNSRVGTKTNDQGAFTLQLPANNSTLVISSVGYETEQITAPASGNLLVTLKPNRQNLQEVVVTALGITKERRSLGYATQTVKTEAIVDKGETSLLNALQGKLAGADIVGSSGAAGASTSIILRGITSFTGNQSPLFVVDGIPISDATDESTISLYTNQSSNRSSDLNVNNIESVNVLQGPAAAALYGSRAAHGAIMITTKKGSGRRGVLDVTFNSSYSQQRVYGFPELQNKYGQGTNGVFNPTTTFSLGPAFGSTPNLFNGLIAPPNTTYYVNGAFYTAGQTVPFQAYPDNILGYFKQGQIFENNLTINTGDNRNNFGATIGNSQQDGILPNSSFKKTNVGFNISNYLTDKLSVKASVTYFATVQQGPTQGSNGSYSAYANVYRIPRSVDFNYYKNNYTTPGGYNNWFIPNIYNPGIQDSSAGAAGDNPYFAAYKNPIRSNISRVLGNVTLGYDIRSWLNVSYRVGLDTYTDRRKRSIAIGSSQVVRSVFTNTSGTTTGGIMEDVYYRNELNGDLMITAKKNDIFLHGLNANLLLGHGINQQKFQQVDQTGYGLAIPNYYNISNASNLSLTNEYEYTKRLWGIYGSLSLAYNNYLFLELTGRQDHSSTLPAAKNAFFYPSASLSFVLTDALKMNSNVLSFAKVRAAYARVGIDPPVYSLDNVYTTGSAGNNVSFYQFPFGSISGFSISTALGNKGLTPEFTSTLDLGVNIGLFKNRLNIDATVYNSKSTDQIVAVALPASTGYLNKYLNIGAMTNKGLELTVSGTPIRWKDFSWNVSGNFSFNRNKVTAIAPGVTSFSFGGVAFSGLAPTIAVGEPYGIIRGSKFVTNDAGQRLVDSTTGYYLNYKSDQTVLDPNRDWIAGLTNTFSYKHFTFSALVDYKKGGEFESFTVSTLRALGALKVTEDRDQPFVLPGVIDMGNGKYRPNNIQINGQNFYNVALGGSTGSTTSNEFAVFDATTFRVREVSISYDLSGPSVNTKIFKNIRLTVFGRNLYFYAPNSPIDPELSTQGASGVGSGTATSGGLVRGLELGSAPNTRNIGISLRATF; via the coding sequence ATGAAAAAACTAAGACTACTTCTTCTTTTTGGACTTTTGTGCACTGCGCATTTGCTGCACGCACAAGGCCGAGCGGTTAGCGGAACGGTTACGGACAGTTTGGGCATCAAGATGCCGAACGTATCGGTACAGGTTAAGAATTCACGCGTCGGGACAAAGACAAACGACCAGGGTGCATTTACGCTGCAATTGCCGGCCAACAATTCAACGCTGGTCATTTCAAGCGTTGGCTATGAAACAGAACAAATTACCGCGCCGGCTTCGGGCAATCTGCTCGTAACATTAAAGCCAAACCGGCAAAACTTGCAGGAAGTAGTCGTAACGGCACTGGGCATAACCAAAGAACGGCGGTCGCTGGGCTATGCTACGCAAACGGTGAAAACCGAAGCCATTGTTGACAAAGGAGAAACAAGTTTGTTGAATGCCTTGCAAGGCAAACTTGCCGGTGCGGACATTGTTGGTTCCAGCGGTGCGGCCGGTGCTTCTACCAGCATTATCCTTCGCGGCATTACTTCGTTCACCGGCAATCAGTCGCCGCTGTTTGTTGTGGACGGCATTCCCATCAGCGATGCAACCGACGAATCAACCATCAGTCTTTATACCAACCAAAGCTCGAACCGGTCTTCTGATTTAAACGTGAACAACATTGAAAGCGTGAACGTGTTGCAAGGCCCAGCGGCTGCTGCTTTATACGGTTCGCGGGCCGCACACGGCGCCATCATGATTACGACAAAAAAAGGCAGTGGAAGACGCGGCGTGCTTGACGTTACCTTCAACAGTTCATACAGCCAACAACGGGTGTACGGTTTTCCCGAACTGCAAAACAAATACGGACAGGGAACAAACGGCGTGTTTAACCCAACCACCACATTTTCGTTAGGGCCTGCTTTCGGCAGCACGCCAAACTTGTTTAATGGCCTCATTGCTCCGCCAAACACGACGTATTACGTAAACGGTGCGTTTTATACGGCCGGCCAAACAGTGCCGTTTCAAGCTTACCCGGATAACATTCTCGGCTACTTCAAGCAAGGACAAATTTTTGAAAACAACCTTACCATCAACACCGGCGACAACCGCAACAACTTTGGCGCAACAATTGGCAATTCGCAACAAGACGGCATCTTGCCCAATTCATCGTTCAAGAAAACAAACGTTGGCTTCAACATTTCAAATTACCTCACCGACAAGTTGAGTGTAAAAGCCAGTGTTACCTATTTTGCTACGGTACAACAAGGCCCTACGCAAGGTTCAAACGGAAGCTATAGTGCGTACGCAAACGTGTATCGCATTCCGCGCAGCGTGGACTTTAATTATTACAAAAACAATTACACCACACCCGGCGGTTACAACAACTGGTTTATTCCAAACATTTACAACCCGGGCATACAGGATTCTTCTGCGGGTGCGGCGGGCGACAATCCCTATTTTGCCGCGTATAAAAACCCCATTCGCAGCAACATATCAAGGGTGTTGGGAAACGTAACGCTCGGCTACGACATCCGCTCCTGGCTCAACGTGAGTTACCGCGTCGGGCTTGATACGTATACCGACAGACGGAAACGCAGCATCGCCATCGGTTCGTCGCAAGTGGTAAGAAGCGTCTTTACCAATACGTCCGGCACAACTACCGGCGGCATCATGGAAGACGTTTATTACCGTAACGAATTGAACGGCGACCTAATGATCACCGCCAAAAAGAACGACATCTTTTTACATGGCTTGAACGCGAATCTTTTGTTGGGTCATGGAATTAACCAACAAAAGTTTCAGCAGGTAGATCAAACCGGTTACGGTTTAGCCATTCCCAATTATTACAACATCAGCAACGCCTCAAACCTTAGCCTGACGAATGAGTACGAGTACACAAAAAGACTTTGGGGTATTTATGGATCGCTTTCGCTGGCGTACAACAATTACCTGTTTCTTGAACTCACCGGAAGGCAAGACCATTCGTCAACATTGCCCGCGGCGAAGAACGCTTTCTTCTATCCTTCGGCTTCGCTTTCGTTTGTGTTGACCGATGCCTTGAAGATGAACTCGAACGTTCTGTCTTTTGCAAAGGTGAGAGCGGCTTACGCAAGAGTGGGCATTGATCCGCCGGTTTATTCACTGGACAATGTTTATACAACCGGTTCGGCCGGAAACAACGTCTCCTTCTATCAGTTTCCCTTCGGAAGTATATCGGGTTTCTCTATCAGCACTGCGTTGGGCAACAAAGGCCTCACGCCAGAGTTTACCAGTACATTGGATTTAGGCGTCAACATTGGTTTGTTTAAAAACCGTTTGAACATTGATGCCACGGTTTACAATTCAAAAAGCACCGACCAGATTGTGGCCGTTGCGCTGCCGGCATCCACCGGTTATTTGAACAAGTATCTGAACATAGGCGCGATGACCAACAAAGGGCTTGAATTAACGGTGAGCGGTACGCCAATTCGTTGGAAAGATTTTAGCTGGAACGTTTCGGGCAACTTCTCATTTAACCGAAACAAGGTGACAGCCATTGCACCGGGCGTTACGTCGTTTTCTTTTGGCGGCGTCGCGTTCAGCGGTTTGGCGCCTACCATTGCCGTTGGCGAACCGTACGGCATCATTCGCGGCAGCAAGTTTGTAACCAACGATGCAGGCCAACGTCTGGTTGATTCTACCACCGGCTATTATTTGAACTATAAAAGCGATCAAACGGTTTTGGATCCAAACCGTGACTGGATTGCGGGGTTGACCAATACGTTCAGCTACAAACATTTTACGTTCTCGGCGCTGGTTGATTATAAAAAAGGCGGCGAGTTTGAATCGTTCACTGTTTCAACGCTTCGTGCACTCGGTGCCTTGAAAGTAACCGAAGACCGGGACCAGCCTTTTGTTTTGCCCGGTGTAATTGACATGGGCAACGGCAAGTACCGCCCGAACAACATTCAAATCAACGGACAGAATTTTTACAACGTAGCCTTGGGCGGTTCTACGGGTTCAACTACGTCAAACGAGTTTGCGGTGTTTGACGCCACCACGTTCAGGGTGCGGGAAGTTTCCATCAGCTACGATCTTTCGGGACCATCCGTTAACACCAAAATCTTCAAGAACATCAGGTTAACAGTATTCGGTCGCAATCTTTATTTCTATGCGCCCAATTCGCCCATTGATCCTGAACTGAGCACACAAGGTGCATCGGGTGTGGGCTCGGGCACGGCTACCAGCGGCGGTCTTGTACGCGGCCTTGAACTGGGCAGTGCGCCCAACACCCGGAACATCGGCATCAGCCTGCGGGCAACGTTTTAA
- a CDS encoding LytR/AlgR family response regulator transcription factor, whose amino-acid sequence MTVLLAEDEQIAAKHLTNLLDEIGFAYDALEHVRSVQELRQWLALNPEPDLMLLDIQLKDGISLDVFDDLKITTPVIFITAYDEYAIKAFKANSLNYLLKPLDKDDLRNALNKYKEIVNFYHHSPVQAKGEKKERIVVKKGTARLSVPINSIAFFYAEMKLAFAVDFEGARYLLDYNLSQIEQQLDKKTFFRVSRQIIANINAIKEFKSVEFSKIELYLVKNNYIKDAIVISQFTAPDFKKWINNL is encoded by the coding sequence ATGACAGTTTTACTCGCCGAAGACGAACAAATTGCTGCCAAACATTTAACCAACCTGCTGGACGAAATTGGCTTTGCTTACGATGCGCTTGAACACGTTCGCAGCGTACAGGAACTGCGGCAATGGCTGGCCTTGAATCCTGAACCGGATTTAATGCTGCTCGACATTCAGTTGAAGGACGGCATTTCGCTGGACGTGTTTGACGACTTAAAAATTACCACACCGGTCATTTTCATTACGGCTTATGATGAATACGCCATCAAGGCTTTTAAAGCCAACAGTCTGAATTATCTTTTAAAGCCGCTGGATAAAGATGACTTGCGAAACGCCTTAAACAAGTATAAAGAAATTGTGAATTTTTACCATCACAGTCCGGTGCAAGCAAAGGGAGAAAAGAAGGAACGCATCGTTGTAAAAAAAGGCACGGCACGGCTGTCGGTTCCCATCAATTCCATTGCTTTTTTTTACGCAGAAATGAAGCTCGCCTTTGCCGTGGATTTTGAAGGCGCCCGTTACCTGCTCGATTACAACCTGAGCCAGATAGAGCAACAACTCGACAAGAAAACATTTTTTCGCGTGAGCCGGCAGATCATTGCCAACATCAATGCCATCAAAGAGTTTAAATCCGTTGAGTTTTCAAAAATTGAATTGTATCTCGTCAAGAACAATTATATCAAAGACGCCATTGTCATCAGCCAGTTTACCGCGCCGGATTTTAAAAAGTGGATTAACAATCTTTGA
- a CDS encoding ligand-binding sensor domain-containing protein → MKKRRVLFFILLLCFTQVFSQRYSFKNYTTHDGLVQTDITDIKQDKKGAIWIGTNGGISVFDGKKFTNYDDHDLLQSLRINALLCDSNGTMWIATANGLLRYQNKFDVFFKPVRGRDNPVSCLSLSSQNSLVFVCNKTLYTIKDGRVETVEVNNKIEHETTLAAFDRNDNLWIVTASMKVYKKTVNGLTAIRTFFTESELKAGLGFLKLLGKEGPEPYFVTNFGTYCVRGDSLCYFVQQYPQYRKAGIGPAVYVREESDTTLWVGGVMGLSKLAPTSVKRYTAKNGFCDNSVSCLFTDREKNLWIGCTYNGVYRLSNEALFQIKPADETYDLRHVSDLAPLSPNKTLIATWGKGLYLYDRDSVSRVLLPPSVRYITSLSVNGNSTYIGWFGKGLWRLDNATGKVSPVLDFAKDESVGTMYKTSRGYVFQMLDYNCYMTDFAFAVKAFRKLPEQNYVFVANDKIYEASMFGRVDLLGEDLKPLAKNLFPEISSRVTQIAAYRNYFLVGTFGQGLFLYDDTGKLIRKLDKKNGLSTNIVTGLTVDGNRLFIGSNLGLIEASLPDVSNVKVFTESEGMFTWECRQQGLMKLPNGSIFVATANGPYVYYPDDDLSSQYASGVLSIAGIAFGENAAKPASFSSLNSNVVLNRNVDYKDNNVVITLNGVSQRDPDNILYHYQLSGYDSMWVTTSNPVITANDLTPGAYKLKAYLSVGSFQSKPLSVAFFVAKPLSGQLWFQVLLVLILSGLCWILLTIGNRIYQKYIQAKMIGKLESDVAMKQEMTAQSIAFARQQYRELSEALRQRAKEGRLQYLTPVFLKDVSQRIELLWKKETFTLGEFHQYFDDLLSDYDTGAKLYHKRTSDGQEMPVPAAFQLLEIFSLYLFIGLYESGTAVFSLDSENKSNGQLLMRLYNMTHETGTAKSSSYHLLKETISHQRPGNLTVDVIENLEFGNMLIAELNLHNEI, encoded by the coding sequence ATGAAAAAACGAAGAGTGCTTTTTTTTATCCTTCTTCTTTGCTTCACACAAGTTTTTTCGCAGCGCTACTCGTTTAAAAATTATACGACGCACGATGGGTTGGTGCAAACCGACATTACCGACATAAAGCAAGACAAAAAAGGAGCCATCTGGATTGGCACAAACGGCGGCATCTCTGTATTTGATGGGAAAAAGTTTACCAATTACGACGATCACGATCTTCTGCAAAGCCTCCGCATCAATGCGCTTTTGTGCGACAGCAACGGCACGATGTGGATTGCGACGGCAAACGGTTTGTTGCGCTATCAAAACAAGTTTGATGTTTTTTTTAAGCCGGTGAGAGGCCGCGACAATCCTGTAAGCTGCTTAAGTCTTAGCTCGCAAAACAGTTTGGTGTTTGTTTGCAACAAAACACTTTATACAATAAAAGACGGCCGTGTTGAAACGGTTGAGGTGAACAACAAAATCGAACACGAAACGACTCTTGCCGCTTTTGACCGGAACGATAATTTGTGGATCGTTACCGCCTCCATGAAGGTTTACAAAAAAACCGTAAATGGCTTAACGGCTATACGAACATTCTTTACCGAAAGCGAGTTGAAGGCTGGCCTTGGCTTTCTGAAGCTGCTCGGAAAGGAAGGGCCGGAGCCTTACTTCGTGACCAACTTCGGGACGTATTGCGTTCGCGGCGACAGCCTTTGTTATTTCGTTCAACAGTATCCGCAATACAGAAAAGCAGGTATTGGCCCTGCCGTTTACGTTCGGGAAGAAAGCGATACCACGCTGTGGGTGGGCGGCGTGATGGGACTGTCGAAACTGGCACCAACGTCAGTTAAACGTTACACAGCGAAGAACGGATTTTGCGACAATTCCGTTAGCTGCCTTTTTACCGACCGCGAAAAAAATCTCTGGATCGGCTGCACGTACAACGGCGTGTACCGCTTAAGCAATGAAGCGCTGTTTCAGATAAAGCCGGCCGACGAAACCTATGACCTGCGGCACGTTTCAGACCTTGCGCCCTTGTCGCCGAATAAAACTCTGATTGCCACCTGGGGCAAGGGCCTTTATTTATACGATCGCGATTCGGTTTCAAGAGTTTTGCTGCCGCCATCGGTACGTTATATTACCAGCCTTTCGGTTAACGGGAATTCAACCTACATCGGATGGTTTGGCAAGGGCTTGTGGAGACTTGACAACGCAACAGGCAAGGTCAGCCCGGTGTTAGATTTTGCAAAGGATGAAAGCGTTGGCACTATGTACAAAACATCGCGGGGATACGTTTTCCAGATGCTCGATTACAATTGCTACATGACGGATTTTGCTTTTGCGGTAAAAGCTTTTCGCAAATTGCCCGAGCAGAATTATGTATTCGTTGCCAACGACAAGATTTACGAAGCCTCCATGTTTGGCCGTGTTGATTTACTAGGCGAAGATTTGAAGCCGCTTGCAAAAAATCTCTTTCCCGAAATTTCTTCCCGCGTCACGCAGATAGCAGCTTATCGTAATTACTTTCTTGTCGGCACCTTTGGACAGGGTTTGTTTCTTTATGACGATACGGGAAAGTTGATAAGGAAGCTTGATAAAAAAAATGGTCTTTCTACCAACATCGTTACGGGCCTCACGGTTGATGGAAACCGTTTGTTCATTGGTTCAAACCTTGGTTTGATAGAGGCCAGCTTGCCGGACGTAAGCAACGTAAAAGTGTTTACGGAAAGCGAAGGCATGTTTACCTGGGAATGCCGCCAACAAGGATTGATGAAACTGCCCAACGGCTCCATCTTCGTGGCTACTGCCAACGGGCCTTATGTTTATTATCCTGATGACGATCTTTCTTCGCAATACGCTTCGGGTGTGTTAAGCATTGCGGGCATTGCCTTCGGCGAAAACGCAGCAAAGCCGGCTTCTTTTTCTTCGTTGAATTCAAACGTTGTGTTAAACAGAAATGTTGATTACAAAGACAACAACGTTGTTATCACCCTGAACGGCGTTTCGCAGCGAGACCCCGACAACATTCTCTACCACTACCAGCTTTCAGGATATGATTCCATGTGGGTTACCACGTCTAACCCCGTCATTACTGCCAACGATTTGACGCCGGGTGCTTACAAGTTAAAAGCTTATCTCAGCGTTGGCTCGTTTCAATCCAAACCTTTGTCTGTGGCCTTTTTCGTTGCAAAGCCGCTTAGCGGACAACTCTGGTTTCAGGTTTTGCTGGTGTTGATTCTTTCCGGTCTTTGCTGGATCTTGCTCACCATCGGCAACCGCATTTACCAGAAGTACATTCAAGCGAAAATGATCGGCAAACTTGAATCGGATGTGGCTATGAAGCAGGAAATGACGGCGCAATCCATTGCCTTTGCGCGGCAACAATACCGCGAGTTAAGCGAAGCCTTGCGCCAGCGTGCAAAAGAAGGACGACTTCAATACCTTACCCCGGTTTTCTTAAAAGACGTGAGCCAACGCATTGAGCTTTTGTGGAAAAAGGAAACTTTTACATTGGGTGAGTTTCATCAATACTTTGATGACTTGCTGAGCGATTACGATACCGGCGCCAAACTTTACCATAAACGAACAAGCGATGGACAGGAAATGCCGGTGCCCGCAGCCTTTCAACTGCTGGAAATTTTTTCGCTTTATCTCTTTATCGGTTTGTACGAAAGCGGAACGGCTGTTTTTAGTCTGGATTCGGAAAATAAAAGCAACGGACAGTTGCTCATGCGCCTGTACAACATGACCCACGAAACGGGAACGGCAAAGTCCTCATCGTATCATTTGCTAAAAGAAACCATCAGCCACCAGCGGCCCGGAAACCTAACGGTGGACGTGATCGAAAACCTTGAGTTTGGAAACATGCTCATTGCCGAACTTAACCTGCACAACGAAATTTAA
- a CDS encoding SusD/RagB family nutrient-binding outer membrane lipoprotein: MKIAYKYLLPAFFLLALGSCKKSFLDVNTSPNSPVDVPPRTLLPNAEVALGFTNGNELGKVAALLMQYNAGIAGSQAGAYDQWNIGSLDNQWSNELYTNTINNLGIIVQKTEGTSPAYAGVAKLQLAYAFSMATDLWGDVPYSQAAQGLDENGFLKYPQPRFDAQQDIYLGNASLAIKSLFNLVREGIADINSPSILKPASDDIVYNGDLSKWTRLGYSLLMKFALQVSNKAPDTTRAVINDIVTNNRPFINDVNGTLDFNVPFSKANPNPYYLQDIGGTIPNTQLLSTRFYNLERNLNDTIRLSKFYNRPTGVYVTYDNGSPFAAPLPISSRSQYGTYVLGATRSGEAPIRLVTAFRNYFILAEAALRFGVTGDANTYYQNGIKASMISTGMTATEISNYFAANPTIVTLTGTTDQKLQQIILQKYIASVGNAIESYNDYRRTGYPVLQAPTVTAGDDPNIFPWRFPYTVQEGTSNPNQPNPRPKTNVKVWWQ, encoded by the coding sequence ATGAAAATTGCGTATAAATATCTTTTGCCGGCCTTCTTCCTTTTGGCTTTAGGCTCGTGCAAAAAATCTTTTCTTGATGTCAACACCAGTCCGAATTCACCGGTTGATGTACCGCCAAGAACCTTGTTGCCAAATGCCGAAGTGGCGCTGGGCTTTACCAACGGAAACGAGTTAGGAAAAGTAGCGGCCTTGCTCATGCAATACAACGCTGGCATTGCGGGCAGCCAGGCCGGTGCTTACGATCAATGGAATATCGGCAGCCTTGACAACCAGTGGAGCAACGAGCTTTATACAAATACGATCAACAACCTCGGCATCATTGTTCAAAAAACAGAAGGGACAAGCCCCGCTTATGCAGGCGTGGCAAAACTGCAACTGGCTTATGCTTTTTCCATGGCCACCGACCTTTGGGGCGATGTACCTTATTCGCAAGCGGCGCAAGGCCTTGATGAAAACGGCTTTTTAAAATACCCGCAGCCGCGTTTTGATGCGCAGCAGGACATTTACTTAGGCAACGCTTCGCTGGCCATCAAGAGCCTTTTTAATTTGGTGAGAGAAGGCATTGCCGACATCAATTCGCCATCTATTTTAAAACCCGCAAGCGATGACATTGTTTACAACGGCGACTTGTCGAAGTGGACAAGGCTTGGTTATTCCTTGCTGATGAAATTTGCGCTGCAGGTTTCCAACAAAGCGCCTGACACCACAAGAGCTGTGATCAACGACATTGTGACCAACAACCGGCCATTCATCAATGACGTTAACGGCACGCTCGATTTCAACGTGCCGTTCAGCAAGGCCAACCCCAATCCTTATTATTTGCAGGACATTGGCGGCACCATTCCGAACACGCAACTTCTGAGTACGCGGTTTTACAATCTGGAAAGAAACCTGAACGACACCATTCGCCTGTCCAAATTTTACAACCGGCCAACGGGTGTGTATGTAACCTATGATAACGGTTCGCCGTTCGCGGCGCCATTGCCCATCAGCAGCCGCTCTCAGTACGGTACTTACGTTCTGGGCGCTACCCGCAGCGGCGAGGCGCCGATACGTTTGGTGACAGCCTTTCGCAACTATTTTATTCTGGCAGAAGCGGCGCTGCGTTTCGGTGTAACCGGCGATGCCAATACGTATTATCAAAATGGCATTAAGGCTTCGATGATTTCAACGGGCATGACAGCAACCGAAATCAGCAACTACTTCGCGGCCAATCCAACCATTGTTACACTAACCGGCACAACCGATCAAAAGCTGCAGCAAATTATTTTGCAGAAATACATCGCTTCGGTAGGCAACGCCATTGAAAGTTATAACGATTATCGCCGCACGGGCTATCCCGTTTTGCAAGCTCCGACGGTTACGGCCGGCGACGATCCCAACATTTTCCCTTGGCGTTTTCCGTACACGGTGCAGGAAGGAACATCAAATCCAAATCAGCCAAACCCGCGGCCCAAAACCAACGTAAAGGTTTGGTGGCAGTGA
- a CDS encoding sensor histidine kinase, translating to MIKDKYFKSLLIPFLGLTIPMAARLVDYSQLSLRLVFFTVLYFILVSQIIWHGAIKLQIWLRTRSRLRRNVVQKLSVILLINLFYSMLVAALSSLLWQAIALRTVVWSSVITAASITVLAVVILTLIYESLFLSAEIDVDAKVMQQLDKERQQAETSVLKNELDPHFLFNCLNALSYLVRAEPEKAYQFVHKLSNVFKYLLLNKQKDFVSVEEEMVYLEDYYFLLRVRFDEGVQLQKNVNGAAAKALILPCTLQALVENAIKHNFFSEKEPLVISIEMHDEFISVSNPLRPKSCKETSTQIGLQNLKSRYQLVMNKNIHVQKTSDCFLVKIPFAQKSDLNGLQ from the coding sequence ATGATAAAGGACAAATATTTTAAAAGCCTCCTCATCCCTTTTTTGGGATTAACCATACCGATGGCTGCCCGGCTTGTTGACTATTCGCAGTTGTCTCTTCGGCTCGTTTTCTTTACCGTCTTATACTTTATTCTTGTTTCGCAAATCATCTGGCACGGCGCCATCAAACTGCAAATTTGGCTTCGCACACGCAGCCGCCTGCGGCGCAACGTTGTGCAAAAGCTCTCCGTGATTTTGTTGATCAATCTTTTTTACAGCATGTTGGTTGCCGCACTTTCGTCTCTTCTCTGGCAGGCCATTGCCTTGCGCACCGTTGTCTGGAGTTCTGTTATTACCGCGGCCAGTATTACCGTGCTTGCGGTGGTAATTCTTACGCTTATTTACGAATCGCTTTTTTTGAGCGCCGAGATTGACGTAGATGCGAAAGTGATGCAGCAATTGGACAAAGAAAGACAGCAAGCCGAAACGAGTGTGCTGAAGAACGAACTCGATCCGCACTTCCTGTTCAATTGTTTAAATGCACTTTCTTACCTCGTACGAGCCGAACCGGAGAAGGCTTACCAGTTTGTACACAAGCTTTCTAACGTTTTCAAATACCTGCTGCTGAACAAGCAAAAGGATTTTGTTTCGGTGGAAGAAGAAATGGTTTATCTGGAAGACTATTATTTTTTGCTTCGCGTTCGGTTTGACGAGGGCGTGCAATTGCAAAAGAACGTAAACGGTGCGGCGGCAAAGGCGCTTATACTGCCGTGCACTTTGCAGGCTCTTGTTGAAAACGCCATTAAGCACAACTTCTTTTCCGAAAAAGAGCCCCTGGTTATTTCCATTGAAATGCACGACGAGTTCATCTCTGTCTCCAACCCGCTGCGGCCAAAATCTTGCAAAGAAACATCTACGCAAATTGGCCTGCAAAACCTGAAATCGCGTTATCAACTGGTGATGAACAAAAACATTCACGTGCAAAAAACCAGCGATTGTTTTCTGGTGAAAATTCCCTTCGCGCAAAAAAGCGATCTTAACGGCTTGCAATAA
- a CDS encoding sensor histidine kinase, with protein sequence MAKPLLTAPSLLKENIFFLIAGTFIGSVCVLFFDERLYTTREVLALFIALFVLFFVQAFAGSMQQAISGRKAALLYLQSFVLTALVLGFLYAFLMPFPFDALITSRYCLLLTFIETSFHFFIRYQKQYGQNLEQEKRINQTVKQQQVKELEVLKQQIDPHFIFNSFNTLGFLIDENSEKAKQFSNKLANVYRYIIFNSSKNLVALADEVGFAKDYAYLQEIRHSNEVQIRFNIPADTDNVFVLPVSLQLLIENAIKHNEFTEAEPLVIAVAFEDNLLSVENNINAKSYNIPSSKIGLSNLRDRCRLILGKDLHVVKKETSFKVILPVLQR encoded by the coding sequence ATGGCCAAACCTCTTCTCACCGCTCCGTCGCTGTTAAAAGAGAATATCTTTTTTTTAATTGCGGGAACCTTTATCGGTTCGGTCTGCGTCCTTTTTTTCGACGAACGTCTTTATACCACACGCGAAGTATTGGCTTTGTTCATTGCGCTTTTCGTCCTTTTTTTTGTGCAGGCTTTTGCAGGAAGCATGCAGCAAGCCATTTCGGGCAGAAAAGCCGCTCTGCTTTATTTGCAAAGCTTTGTTTTGACCGCCCTCGTGCTGGGTTTTCTTTACGCTTTTCTCATGCCTTTTCCTTTCGATGCGCTCATCACTTCGCGCTATTGTCTTCTGCTGACCTTTATTGAAACCAGCTTTCATTTTTTTATTCGCTACCAAAAACAATACGGTCAAAATCTAGAACAGGAAAAACGCATTAATCAAACCGTAAAACAGCAACAGGTAAAAGAACTGGAAGTGCTAAAGCAACAAATTGATCCACATTTTATTTTTAATTCCTTCAACACGCTTGGCTTCTTAATTGACGAAAACAGTGAGAAAGCCAAACAGTTCTCCAACAAGCTCGCCAACGTTTACCGTTACATCATTTTCAACAGCAGCAAAAACCTGGTGGCGTTGGCCGATGAAGTTGGCTTTGCAAAAGACTATGCTTATTTGCAGGAAATACGCCACTCAAACGAAGTGCAAATCCGGTTCAACATTCCGGCCGATACCGACAACGTTTTCGTTCTTCCCGTGTCGCTTCAATTGCTGATTGAAAACGCCATCAAGCACAACGAGTTTACCGAAGCAGAGCCGCTGGTCATTGCCGTGGCTTTTGAAGACAACCTGCTTTCCGTAGAAAACAACATCAACGCAAAGAGCTATAATATTCCAAGCAGCAAAATCGGTCTTTCTAACCTGCGCGACCGCTGCCGCCTGATCCTTGGAAAAGATCTCCATGTTGTCAAAAAAGAAACGTCCTTCAAAGTCATTCTACCCGTTTTGCAAAGGTGA